DNA sequence from the Sulfurimonas sp. HSL3-1 genome:
TGGAGATGGCGGAGAGCATCTTCATCTTCTATGCCCAGGGGCTGCTGCCGTTTCTCGTGCCGCTGGCGATCTGGCTGCTGGAGCCTTCGGGATGGTACCGGAGGGTGATCGGGGTGCTGCTTGTGCTGGGCGGCATTCTGGCGGCCTATACGCTGTGGGGACTCTCCGTACAGCCGACGTACGTTACGGTGAAGCATGATGCCCTGGCCTACGTCAACGCGTGGACGCAAAAGGGGTGGATCAACATCGCCTATATTCTCACGACCTGCGGGCCGCTGGTCCTGAGCAGCAGCGTCTCCGTACAGCTTTTCGGATGGTTCAACCTGATGGGCCTGGTGGGCATTACGCTGTGGAAACCCTATGCCGTCACCTCCGTTTGGTGCCTCTATGCCG
Encoded proteins:
- a CDS encoding DUF6629 family protein, whose amino-acid sequence is MFFAIMNFTLSGALGVIGLLTLRRVSEPKEVVFASLPLLFALHQFTQGFVWLGMGGLIEPRALEMAESIFIFYAQGLLPFLVPLAIWLLEPSGWYRRVIGVLLVLGGILAAYTLWGLSVQPTYVTVKHDALAYVNAWTQKGWINIAYILTTCGPLVLSSSVSVQLFGWFNLMGLVGITLWKPYAVTSVWCLYAAVVSIMLYFYFVERRIAFLQEIRRKETEWSGALMEELAHLERHFPRVRRVLLHYRNL